In Brachybacterium fresconis, the genomic stretch CCTGACCTCCGACTCGCCGACGCCCCTGGAGCGCCAGAGCGTCCGCCTCACCCTGCGGCGCCCGGGCTGGCTGAAGACGGAGATCCTGGGTGGTCTGGTGGTCGCCCTGGCGCTGATCCCGGAGGCCATCGCCTTCTCGATCATCGCCGGCGTCGATCCCCGCGTCGGCCTGTTCGCCTCCTTCACCATGGCGGTGACCACGGCGATCCTCGGCGGGCGTCCCGCGATGATCTCGGCCGCGACGGGCGCCGTCGCCCTGGTGATCGCCCCGCTGATGGCCTCCCACGGCCTGCAGTACCTGATCGCCGCCGTGATCCTGGCGGGCGTCCTGCAGATCGTGCTCGCGCTGGTCGGGGCGGCACGCCTGATGCGCTTCATCCCGCGCTCGGTGATGGTCGGCTTCGTCAACGCGCTCGCGATCCTCATCTTCCTGGCGCAGGTTCCGGAGCTGCTCGGGGTGCCGTGGCTCGTCTACCCCCTGGTCCTGCTCGCCGGCGTGATCGTGTTCGGGCTGCCGCGGCTGACCACGGCGGTGCCGGCGCCGCTGGTGGCCATCCTCGTGCTCACCGTGCTCGTGGTGGCGTTCGGGTGGGACCACATCCCGAGCGTCGGCGACAAGGGCGCCCTGCCCGAGTCGCTGCCCTCCCTGTTCCTCCCCGACGTCCCCCTGACTCTGGAGACGCTGGAGATCGTGGGGCCGTACGCGCTGGCGATGGCGGTCGTGGGCCTGCTCGAGTCGCTGATGACCGCGAAGCTCGTCGACGACATCACCGACACCCGTTCGAACAAGACCCGCGAAGCGTGGGGCCAGGGCGCGGCGAACATCGTCACCGGGTTCTTCGGCGGCCTGGGCGGCTGCGCGATGATCGGCCAGACCACGATCAACGTGAAGGCCGCCGGCGCCCGCACCCGGATCTCCACCTTCCTGGCCGGGGTGTTCCTGCTGATCCTGGTGGTGACCCTCGGCGACCTGGTGGCCCTGATCCCGATGGCCGCGCTGGTCGCGGTGATGGTCTTCGTATCCTGGGCGACCTTCGACTGGCACTCGATCCGCCCCCGCACCCTCGCCCGGATGCCGAAGTCCGAGACGACGGTCATGCTGGTGACGGTGGTGGCCACGGTCTCGACCGACAATCTGGCGATCGGCGTGGTGCTCGGTGTGCTGGTCGCGATGGTGGCCTTCGCCAACCGGGTCGCCCATTTCGTGCGGGTCGACCGCGCGCTGATCGAGGACACGGACGGCACGGTCACCGCGCGGTACACCGTGCGCGGGGAGCTGTTCTTCGCCTCGTCCAACGACCTGTACACGATGTTCGACTACGCCGGCGATCCCGAGCACGTGGTGATCGACATGCGCGATTCCCACCTGTGGGATGCCTCCACGGTGGCCGCGCTGGACGCGGTCACCGACAAGTACACCCAGCGCGGCACCGAGGTCGACATCGTGGGACTGAACGAGGCCAGCCGTCGCATGCGGGTGCGCCTGACCGGGCTACGCTGAGGACCACCCAGCAGCGGGCCGCGCCCGCCGGGTCCCGACCGGACAGAGGACATATGACTCACCGCACGCGCCGCCCCTTCGACGCCACCTGGCTTCCCTTCGGGATGATCATCGGCTTCGTCGTCGGGATCGGCACCGCGCTCGCGGTCACCGACAATCTGCTGGTGGGCGCGGCGACCGGGTTCCTCATCGGGGTCGCCCTCGGGGTCGCGCTCGGGCTGCGTACGCGCGATCGGTCCACGACCGACGAGGACACCGAGGACGACCGCTACCGCGCCTCGCACGGTGATCCGACACTCCACCGGGACGACGACGAGCGCTGAGCGACGCCGCGCCGTGCCGGACGCCGATCACCGATCGCCGATCACCGATCACCGATCACCGATCACCGATCAACCCTCCCCACGTCATCGCCGTCCACAATTCTTTGAGGTGTCGTACCGCGAAATCCGAGGTCGTGGTGCCATGGTGGTCCTCACCTGGCCAGGACGGGCCAGTGATCATCGTCTGACGTCTCCAGGAGGATCCGATGAAGGTCACCGACACACATGGCACCGCGGCTGGCCACTTCGACTATCTCGAGGCCGAGACCGCGCCGCAGACCGCCCCCGTCGACGGCCATGACCTCCCCGCGGTAGGCACCGACGACCTGGTCGATCTGGTCGAGACGACCGGCTCCCGCCCTGCGGTCATCGGTCCCGTCCGCACCGGCGCCGAGCCTCTCGCCGCACGCAGCGCCTGAGGCGCTCGCCCCGGGTCTGCCATCGCCGTCCCTCGCCCGGGCACGGCCCTCGACACGGAGTCCGGGCCGGGGTCGCCGTGCCCGCGGGCGTGTCCGACGGCGCGGTCAGCTCCGGTCCGGGCGACGAGCAATGGTCACCAGGTGGTCGACCGGCCCGTTCCCCGCCTGCGGGCTGAACGAGAGCTGCTGCTCAGCCCCGCCGTGCAGGGCACGTTGCAGGAAGTCGCGGGCGGCCGCGATCGCCGCGAGGTCGTCTCCCCGCCCGCGGGTCGGACCCCGCTCGTCGGCTGGCCCCCGCTCGTCCGCCGCGCCCAGCTCGTCCGCCGCGTCCTGCGTGGTCGCGAGCCGCCGCAACGGCCCTGCACCAGGATCCCGCGCGACGGCGAGACGGGCGTACTGGGCGGCGATCGCCGCGGAGAGGGTGCACCCGGTGCCATGCGTCCCCCGTGTGCGCACGCGCTCGTCCCGGAGCTGGTCGATCCCCCCGGGATGAGCGACCACGTCGACCATCTCGTCGCCCGCACGATGCCCACCCTTGAGGACCACGACCTCGACGCCGCAGCCGCGCAGCTGCTCGGCCTGCTCGCTCATGGTCTCGAGGTCGTCGGCCTCCGAGACCCCGAGCAGCTGCGCGGCCTCCGGCAGGTTGGGGGTGATCACGTCGGTGAGCGGCAGCAGGCGCTCGCGCAGCAGATCCGTCGCGACATCGGGCAGCAGCACGTCTCCGCTGGTGGCGACCATGACGGGGTCGAGCACGAGGCGGCCGAACGCCTCCCTCCGGCTCTCGATGGTCTCTGCCACGGCGGCGATCACCTCGGCGGAGGCGAGCATCCCGATCTTCGTCGCATCCAGCGGGATGTCGTCGAGCACGCTGGTGATCTGCCGCTGGACGTCCTGCGGGGCGATCGGGATCACGGCCTGCACGCCGAGCGTGTTCTGGGCGGTCAGGGCCGTGATCGCCGAGGTGCCGTAGACGCCGAGGGCGGTGAAGGTCTTCAGGTCGGCCTGGATCCCGGCTCCCCCGCCCGAGTCCGAGCCGGCGATGGTCAGCGAGGTCGGTGGTCGCATGGCGGGGAGCTCCTGGACGGAGGAAGGGGTGGTCGAGGACGGGGTGGTCGCGGATGGGGTGGTCGCGGATGGGGCGGCCGCGCCGGGCGATTCATCCACGACGGCTCCCCTCCTCGAAGGCCGCGAGCAGCTCGGCGGCCGCCCGCTCCGGGTCCGCCGCCGCGGCGATGCGCGAGACGACGCAGACGCCCTCGACGCCCGTCGCGGCCACCTGTCCGGCCAGCACGGCATCGATCCCGCCGATCGCCACGGTGCACGTAAGGTCTCGGCCCTGCGCTCCCGCCGTCCGACGGGCCGCGGCCCACGGCGCGAGGCAGGCGGCGAGGCCGTCGAGGCCGAGCGGCGCGGCCGCGTCGGTCTTGGTGTCGGTGGCGCGGATCGGGCCGATGCCCAGCACGTCGGCCGACCCGTCGGCCAGGGCCTCGTCCACCTGGCCGGGGGTCCCGGTGGACACGCCGATCATGAGGTCGTCCCCGAGGATCTCGCGGGCGCGGGACGGGGGCACGTCGTCCTGCCCCACATGGAGGTGGCAGCGGGTCTGCTCGGCCACGGCGAGCCGGTCGTCGACCACCAGCGGGATCTGTGCCGCGCGGGGCCCGAGTCCTGCCCGCAGCACCTCGCGACACTCGCGGACCAGCGCCACGAGATCGGCATCGGTGGCGTGCTTGTCCCGCAGCTGGATCATGCCCGCCCCGCCGCGGACCGCCGCCACCACCACGGCCGGCACGGCGTCGATCCCGCCGGACAGCTCCGAGTCGGTGACGTGGTAGAGACGCAGGTCAGCGGCGTGCGCCGCGCGCAAGGAGGGCCGGATCATGCCGTCACTCCGGCCGGGTCCTCCTGGATCTGGACCAGGGTCACGACATCCTCGGGGGTGAGGGTGTCCAGGGCGTCGAGCCAGGCGACGGCGAAGGATCCCACGCCGCGGGCCTCGCGGGCGGCGACGGTGCCGGCGGCGCCGAGCAGGGCGTGGGCGGCCAGGACCGCATCGTGCGCGGTGAGGTCGCTGCCGCGGATGGCGCCGAGCAGGGCGGCGCAGACCGCGCCGAGGGAGCAGCCGGTCCCGATCACGCGGGGCAGCAGGGCGTCCCCACTGGTGAGCACCGTGGTGCGGTCGGCGGAGAGGATCGCGTCGCGCTCCCCGGAGACGGCGACGACGGTGCCGCTGCGGCGGGCGAGATCGCGGGCGGCACGCAGGACGTCGTCGACGGAGTCGGTGGCGTCGACGCCGCGGCCGCCCGCGCCGTCACCCGCCAGGGCGGCGATCTCGGAGGCATTGCCGCGGATCGCGGTGGGGCCGAGGGCGAGCAGCTCGTGGGCGAGCGGGGTGCGCACGGGCAGGGAGCCGATGGCGACCGGGTCCAGCACCCACGGCGTGCCGGCCTCCGCGGCCGCGCGGGCCGCGGCGGGCATGGCCGTGGCCTGGTCCGAGGAGACGGTCCCGACGTTGATCAGGACTCCGTCGGCGGCGCCCGCGAAGACGGGAGCCTCCAGGGGGTGATCGACCATCGCCGGGGCGGCGCGGACGGCCAGCAGGACGTCGGCGGTGATCTGCTGGACGACGGTGTTGGTGAGGCACTGGACGAGGGGGCTGCGCTCGCGCAGGACCTCGAGGGCGTGCCGGAGTCGGATGCCGGGCGTGCTGGCAGTCATGGGTGACGATCCCTTCGCAGGTGTGGACCAGGGCAGGTTCGACGGGTGTGCTCTCAGCCGTCACCTCGACGGCACCCCGTGTCACTGGTCGGCGACTCTAGCAGCAGCCCGACGTCGGCCGGTCGTCGCCTCGGGGGCCCCGGACCGCGGACTCGTGGCCCGTCCGTGACCGCTCGGAGGCGCACACTCCTCGTGAATACATGACGCTTCCTTGACCTTTTGTTGACTCTTTGGCACGCTGGTCCGGGTGCCGTCTCGTCGGAGCCGGTTCGTCCGACCGGGCACCCGCACCACAGCCCCGCACAGCGCGGGACCGCAGTCGTCTGTCAGGGGACCGCGGCGCGGCCCGGTCCCGGACCGGCCGCGTCGCGGTGATGGTCAGGTCGCTCACCGACGCTTCCCCGCCCGCATCCGGTCGCCTATCGTGGGACCTGCACCGCCAGCGGACCGGCGGCGCCGCGGCCGGGACGACCCGGTCGCCGGGACCCGACGAGGACGGCCTCGGAACAGGATGCGTCCCATGCCGTCGCTCGACCGCTCCCCCGCTCTCACCGGCCGCGCCCTCGTCGCCGCGATCCTCACCCGCGACGTCCTCGTCCGTCTCGTGCTCGGCTGGGCCTCGGTCGCCGCGCTCGCCGTTCTCGCCCCGGATCCGGGGGCGTCCTCCGGCCCGGTCCTGCTCCTGCTGCTGGCCGCGATCGTGGTGGTCATCGTCGTCGCCGCGGGCGGCGTCGTGCAGCAGGCCGAGGCCCTCGCGCACCGGCTCGGCGACCCCTACGGCACGCTCGTGCTGACACTGTCCATCGTGGTGATCGAGGTGGTGCTGATCGCCGCCGTGATGCTCGGCCCCGGCGAGCACACCACCATCGCCCGGGATTCGGTGATGGCGGTGTCGATGATCATCCTGAACCTGGCGCTCGGGATCTGCCTGCTGGTCGCCGGGATCCGGCACGGCGACCTGCGGCCGAATCGGGTGGGGGCCTCGACCTATCTTGTTCTGCTGGTCGCCCTCGGCGCCCTCGCCTTCGCCCTGCCGGCGCTGATCGGCCGCGGCGGATCCTTCACCGCGGTGCAGGCCGTGGTGATCGTCGTGGCGGCCGTGGGACTCTACGGATTCTTCCTGTGGCGCCAGGCCGGCGCGCAGGCCGGAGACTTCCAGGAGGTCGAGGTGCCCGCCGGCGCCACCTCGTCGGCCCCTTCCGGCCCCGACCCGTCGACCCCCGTCGCCACGACCTCGTCGACCCGCGCCGACGCCGCCCCCCTCCCCCCGGAGTCCGACCCGATCACCCGGGTGCTGGCGACCCATCGCACCGAGCTGCTGGCCCGGACCGCCGTGCTCGTGGCCACCGTGCTGCCGATCGTGCTGCTCTCCCATCACATGGCCTCCCTGCTGGACGAGGGCCTGGCCCGTCTCGGGGCTCCCGCTGCCCTGGGCGGGGTGCTCATCGCGATGATCGTGTTCACGCCGGAGACGATCACCGCGGTGCGGGCGGCGCTGGGCGGGGAGATCCAGCGGGTGGTGAACCTGTGCCATGGCGCGCTGGTCTCGACCTATGCCCTGACGATCCCCACCGTGCTGGTGATCTCGCTGCTCACGGGGCAGCAGGTGGTGCTCGCCGAGTCCGGCGCGAACCTGCTGCTGCTCGGGGCGACCCTTGCGGTCTCGGCGATCTCGGTCGCCGCGGAGCGCGTCACCGCCGTGCACGGCGCCGTCCACCTGCTGTTGTTCGTGCTCTACGCTCTCGCGCTGTTCGCCTGACCTCTCCGCCCGCCGCGGGAGAAGCGGGCACTGCCGCGCGGCGGGCGAGGACCGGGCACTGCCGCGCGGCGGCGAGAACCCGGCTACGCTCGAGGGATGAGTGCGACGACGTCTCAGATCCCCACCGATGCCGGTGACCTGCCCGGGCTGCTCTGGCTCCCCGACGACCTCGACCAGCCGGTGCCCGGCCTGGTGGTGCTGCAGGAGATCTTCGGGCTGTCCGCGTACATGCAGGAGCGCTGCGCAGACCTCGCGGCCCTCGGCTACGCCGTGCTCGCCCCGCAGCTGTTCGCCCGCCTGGACCCGCCGGTGGTGGGCCTGGAGGACGGCGACGACGCCGAGGCCTGGCTCGCCGAGGGCATGGCCCTGACCGAGCGTCTGCCGTGGGAGCGCGCCGAGGCCGACGCCCTCGCCTCCCTGAACGCGCTGCGGGCGCATGGCGCCGTCGACTCCGAACGGGTCGGCGTGCTCGGCTTCTGCTACGGCGGCGGCCTGGCCTTCGCGGCGACCGCCGCCGCAGCGGACGAGGGCCGCGCCCCCTCGGTGCTGGTGAGCTACTACGGCTCGGCGCTGCCCACCCTGCTGGACCGGGCGCCGCAGGTGACCGCACCGAGCCTGCACCACTTCGGCACGGCCGACGCCTTCATCCCCCTCGAGACGGTCCAGCAGATCCGCGAGGCGGTCACCGCCGGCGGCACCCGGGACCAGGTGCGCTTCGAGCTCCACGAAGGCGCCGGGCACGCCTTCGAC encodes the following:
- a CDS encoding calcium:proton antiporter, whose protein sequence is MPSLDRSPALTGRALVAAILTRDVLVRLVLGWASVAALAVLAPDPGASSGPVLLLLLAAIVVVIVVAAGGVVQQAEALAHRLGDPYGTLVLTLSIVVIEVVLIAAVMLGPGEHTTIARDSVMAVSMIILNLALGICLLVAGIRHGDLRPNRVGASTYLVLLVALGALAFALPALIGRGGSFTAVQAVVIVVAAVGLYGFFLWRQAGAQAGDFQEVEVPAGATSSAPSGPDPSTPVATTSSTRADAAPLPPESDPITRVLATHRTELLARTAVLVATVLPIVLLSHHMASLLDEGLARLGAPAALGGVLIAMIVFTPETITAVRAALGGEIQRVVNLCHGALVSTYALTIPTVLVISLLTGQQVVLAESGANLLLLGATLAVSAISVAAERVTAVHGAVHLLLFVLYALALFA
- the thiE gene encoding thiamine phosphate synthase; the protein is MIRPSLRAAHAADLRLYHVTDSELSGGIDAVPAVVVAAVRGGAGMIQLRDKHATDADLVALVRECREVLRAGLGPRAAQIPLVVDDRLAVAEQTRCHLHVGQDDVPPSRAREILGDDLMIGVSTGTPGQVDEALADGSADVLGIGPIRATDTKTDAAAPLGLDGLAACLAPWAAARRTAGAQGRDLTCTVAIGGIDAVLAGQVAATGVEGVCVVSRIAAAADPERAAAELLAAFEEGSRRG
- the thiM gene encoding hydroxyethylthiazole kinase; amino-acid sequence: MTASTPGIRLRHALEVLRERSPLVQCLTNTVVQQITADVLLAVRAAPAMVDHPLEAPVFAGAADGVLINVGTVSSDQATAMPAAARAAAEAGTPWVLDPVAIGSLPVRTPLAHELLALGPTAIRGNASEIAALAGDGAGGRGVDATDSVDDVLRAARDLARRSGTVVAVSGERDAILSADRTTVLTSGDALLPRVIGTGCSLGAVCAALLGAIRGSDLTAHDAVLAAHALLGAAGTVAAREARGVGSFAVAWLDALDTLTPEDVVTLVQIQEDPAGVTA
- the thiD gene encoding bifunctional hydroxymethylpyrimidine kinase/phosphomethylpyrimidine kinase; this encodes MDESPGAAAPSATTPSATTPSSTTPSSVQELPAMRPPTSLTIAGSDSGGGAGIQADLKTFTALGVYGTSAITALTAQNTLGVQAVIPIAPQDVQRQITSVLDDIPLDATKIGMLASAEVIAAVAETIESRREAFGRLVLDPVMVATSGDVLLPDVATDLLRERLLPLTDVITPNLPEAAQLLGVSEADDLETMSEQAEQLRGCGVEVVVLKGGHRAGDEMVDVVAHPGGIDQLRDERVRTRGTHGTGCTLSAAIAAQYARLAVARDPGAGPLRRLATTQDAADELGAADERGPADERGPTRGRGDDLAAIAAARDFLQRALHGGAEQQLSFSPQAGNGPVDHLVTIARRPDRS
- a CDS encoding SulP family inorganic anion transporter, with translation MSAVLTSDSPTPLERQSVRLTLRRPGWLKTEILGGLVVALALIPEAIAFSIIAGVDPRVGLFASFTMAVTTAILGGRPAMISAATGAVALVIAPLMASHGLQYLIAAVILAGVLQIVLALVGAARLMRFIPRSVMVGFVNALAILIFLAQVPELLGVPWLVYPLVLLAGVIVFGLPRLTTAVPAPLVAILVLTVLVVAFGWDHIPSVGDKGALPESLPSLFLPDVPLTLETLEIVGPYALAMAVVGLLESLMTAKLVDDITDTRSNKTREAWGQGAANIVTGFFGGLGGCAMIGQTTINVKAAGARTRISTFLAGVFLLILVVTLGDLVALIPMAALVAVMVFVSWATFDWHSIRPRTLARMPKSETTVMLVTVVATVSTDNLAIGVVLGVLVAMVAFANRVAHFVRVDRALIEDTDGTVTARYTVRGELFFASSNDLYTMFDYAGDPEHVVIDMRDSHLWDASTVAALDAVTDKYTQRGTEVDIVGLNEASRRMRVRLTGLR
- a CDS encoding dienelactone hydrolase family protein translates to MSATTSQIPTDAGDLPGLLWLPDDLDQPVPGLVVLQEIFGLSAYMQERCADLAALGYAVLAPQLFARLDPPVVGLEDGDDAEAWLAEGMALTERLPWERAEADALASLNALRAHGAVDSERVGVLGFCYGGGLAFAATAAAADEGRAPSVLVSYYGSALPTLLDRAPQVTAPSLHHFGTADAFIPLETVQQIREAVTAGGTRDQVRFELHEGAGHAFDNPHPFLHHGPAAAAAWQQTVDFLTETLPTRS